The following are encoded in a window of Arthrobacter antioxidans genomic DNA:
- a CDS encoding protein kinase domain-containing protein: MRPTSGITLGGRFELTERIAIGGMGEVWKARDQILGRVVAIKILKEEYSGDPAFLNRFRAEARHTALLNHEGIANVFDYGEEGGSAYLVMELVPGQPLSAVIEKEQVLSPDRTLSIVGQTATALAVAHRQGLVHRDVKPGNILVMPDSRVKITDFGIARLADQVPLTATGQVMGTAQYLAPEQATGQPATGSSDIYALGVIGYELLAGRRPFSGESQIAIALAQVNDAPPPLPQSIPRPVRGLIGSMLAKDPADRPRDAESLARAVDAIRAGDIRAAEAAVPGLLSFADDSGIATAAIPRQDTQATTTVPAPTTSALPTVAAPAAAGAAAGLAASRNWSEDDVDAPAPTDRDEDENRRSPWLIPLIVLLLLALGAIAFLVLQPLLAGGGDDPAPAETSTSASPVPATSRTSSPSPSPTSPSPSPSPSTTEADQVVITPSQYLGRPEAEVSAELGGLGFRVESQRESSAEYAEGLVIGVAPVGALSPGETITLTVSAGPEQVSIPAGLQGRTEAEVQAALVDLGLRPVNAGSEESTQPEGTILRTNPGPGTEVPVDSEVSYIVSSGPPPTQAPAPAPPPAAPTTPPATAAATAPTPTPTPTPTPTATSGP; encoded by the coding sequence ATGAGGCCCACGTCAGGCATCACCCTGGGCGGCAGGTTCGAACTGACCGAGCGGATCGCCATCGGCGGTATGGGCGAGGTGTGGAAGGCCCGGGACCAGATCCTCGGCCGTGTCGTCGCGATCAAGATCCTCAAGGAGGAGTACTCGGGTGATCCCGCGTTCCTCAACCGTTTCCGGGCGGAGGCCCGCCACACGGCGCTGCTGAACCACGAAGGCATCGCGAACGTCTTCGACTACGGCGAGGAGGGCGGATCCGCGTACCTCGTGATGGAACTCGTTCCCGGGCAGCCGCTCTCGGCCGTCATCGAGAAGGAACAGGTGCTCTCCCCCGACCGCACGCTCTCGATCGTCGGGCAGACCGCCACGGCTCTCGCCGTCGCGCACCGCCAGGGTCTGGTGCACCGCGACGTGAAGCCGGGCAACATCCTCGTGATGCCGGACAGTCGCGTCAAGATCACCGATTTCGGCATCGCCCGGCTGGCCGATCAGGTACCGCTGACCGCTACCGGGCAGGTCATGGGGACGGCGCAGTACCTCGCGCCGGAGCAGGCGACCGGCCAGCCGGCAACGGGCTCCTCCGACATCTACGCGCTCGGCGTCATCGGGTACGAACTGCTGGCCGGACGGCGCCCGTTCTCCGGCGAGTCCCAGATCGCGATCGCCCTCGCCCAGGTCAACGACGCCCCGCCGCCGCTCCCGCAGTCCATCCCGCGTCCGGTCCGGGGGCTCATCGGCTCCATGCTGGCCAAGGACCCTGCGGATCGACCGCGCGATGCCGAATCCCTCGCACGTGCCGTCGATGCGATCCGTGCCGGTGACATCCGTGCCGCGGAAGCGGCCGTCCCGGGCCTGCTATCCTTCGCGGACGATTCAGGCATAGCGACCGCAGCGATTCCCCGCCAGGACACACAGGCGACGACGACGGTGCCCGCACCGACGACATCGGCCCTGCCCACGGTCGCCGCACCTGCCGCGGCCGGCGCGGCTGCCGGCCTCGCGGCCTCGCGGAACTGGTCGGAGGACGACGTCGATGCGCCCGCCCCGACGGACCGCGACGAGGACGAGAACCGCCGGAGCCCGTGGCTGATCCCGCTGATCGTGCTCCTCCTGCTCGCGCTCGGCGCCATCGCCTTCCTGGTCCTGCAGCCCCTGCTGGCCGGTGGCGGGGATGATCCTGCGCCGGCGGAGACGAGCACCTCCGCGAGCCCCGTACCGGCGACCTCCCGCACGTCGTCGCCGTCGCCGTCTCCCACCTCGCCGTCCCCCTCACCCTCCCCGAGCACGACGGAGGCCGATCAGGTGGTCATCACCCCGAGCCAGTACCTCGGCCGGCCCGAGGCAGAGGTCTCGGCGGAACTCGGCGGCCTCGGGTTCCGCGTCGAATCCCAGCGGGAGTCCTCCGCCGAGTACGCCGAGGGCCTGGTGATCGGTGTCGCCCCCGTCGGAGCGCTGAGCCCGGGGGAGACCATCACCCTCACCGTCTCGGCCGGACCGGAACAGGTCTCGATCCCCGCCGGACTCCAGGGACGAACGGAGGCCGAGGTCCAGGCCGCCCTGGTGGACCTCGGCCTGCGGCCCGTGAACGCGGGCAGCGAGGAGTCCACGCAACCCGAGGGGACGATCCTGCGGACGAACCCCGGGCCCGGGACCGAGGTGCCGGTCGACAGCGAGGTGAGCTACATCGTCTCGTCCGGGCCTCCCCCGACCCAGGCGCCCGCGCCGGCCCCGCCGCCGGCGGCTCCGACCACGCCGCCGGCGACGGCCGCGGCCACGGCGCCGACGCCTACACCGACGCCGACACCGACACCGACAGCCACCTCCGGCCCGTGA
- the pknB gene encoding Stk1 family PASTA domain-containing Ser/Thr kinase: MTTTERVLNGRYEVRELIGRGGMADVHRGVDLRLGRSVAIKVLRKDLARDPLFQARFRREAQAVAGLNNPSIVAVYDTGEEEIPDRPQHEVRVPFIVMEYVEGLTLRDHVKAGDLTPEDSVTYVAGVLSALEYSHRAGIVHRDIKPANVMITPAGAVKVMDFGIARAIADSQATMTQTQAVLGTAQYLSPEQARGETVDARSDLYSTGCLLFELLTGRPPFIGDSPVSVAYQHVREAPPRAGSLNPEVTPALESVLDRALQKDRDHRFEDAGAFRRALLDAGRGVVLAPAAGDATEAMDVTASRTHPATLGAAAAAAAGPGTRAMDRVAGEHLPADGDHLSDDDGRLDVLRGGDEPDDRRERRRRASRAAWTTVFFVAVLLVLAAGYFVITSVNDQPVQEVAAVDVPDLVGMPEADARDAIVDAGLTPSTDEEFNASVDAGDVISSDPSAGASVEPDSRVNITVSLGPANVVLPESLPGLTESSARDALEDLRLKGGEVTEETSAVVAQGRVITTRPQPGQSVPVGSTVDLVLSSGRVTVPLLTDLTVAQAQALLEDPAVQLPFSVREVENSVVQPGIITAQSEPAQSEVAQGTEIVLTIAKAPAEPTQAPTEEPTQEPTQEPTQQPTGTPADPPSDEPEDRPTGEQSEPRPTEGSD, from the coding sequence GTGACAACCACCGAGCGCGTCCTGAACGGGCGCTACGAGGTCCGTGAACTGATCGGCCGCGGCGGCATGGCCGACGTGCACCGGGGGGTGGACCTGCGCCTCGGCCGTTCGGTCGCCATCAAGGTGCTGCGGAAGGACCTCGCGAGGGATCCGCTCTTCCAGGCGAGGTTCCGGCGGGAGGCCCAGGCCGTGGCCGGACTCAACAACCCGAGCATCGTGGCGGTGTACGACACGGGCGAGGAGGAGATCCCCGACCGGCCGCAGCACGAGGTGCGGGTCCCGTTCATCGTGATGGAGTACGTGGAGGGGCTCACCCTGCGGGACCACGTCAAGGCCGGCGACCTCACCCCGGAGGACAGCGTCACCTACGTGGCGGGTGTCCTCTCCGCCCTCGAGTACAGCCACCGGGCGGGCATCGTCCACCGCGACATCAAGCCCGCCAACGTGATGATCACGCCCGCTGGTGCGGTCAAGGTCATGGATTTCGGCATCGCACGCGCCATCGCCGATTCGCAGGCCACCATGACGCAGACGCAGGCCGTGCTGGGGACGGCGCAGTACCTCTCGCCCGAGCAGGCACGCGGCGAGACCGTCGATGCGCGGAGCGACCTGTATTCGACCGGCTGCCTGCTGTTCGAACTACTCACCGGACGGCCACCGTTCATCGGTGACAGTCCCGTCTCCGTCGCCTATCAGCACGTGCGGGAGGCACCACCCCGTGCAGGCAGCCTGAACCCCGAGGTGACCCCGGCGCTCGAGTCCGTGCTGGACCGGGCGCTCCAGAAGGACCGCGACCACCGTTTCGAGGATGCGGGCGCTTTCCGGAGGGCACTGCTCGACGCCGGACGCGGTGTGGTGCTCGCCCCTGCGGCCGGTGACGCCACCGAGGCGATGGACGTCACGGCGTCGCGGACACATCCGGCGACCCTGGGTGCGGCCGCGGCGGCGGCCGCCGGACCGGGCACGCGTGCCATGGACAGGGTCGCGGGTGAGCATCTGCCGGCGGACGGGGACCACCTGTCGGACGACGACGGCCGGCTGGACGTCCTGCGCGGCGGGGACGAGCCGGACGACCGGAGGGAGCGGCGGCGCAGGGCGTCCCGGGCAGCCTGGACCACGGTGTTCTTCGTGGCGGTGCTGCTCGTGCTCGCCGCGGGCTACTTCGTCATCACCTCCGTGAACGACCAGCCCGTCCAGGAAGTGGCGGCGGTGGATGTCCCGGACCTGGTCGGCATGCCGGAAGCCGATGCGCGGGACGCCATCGTGGACGCGGGCCTCACTCCCTCCACGGACGAGGAATTCAACGCGTCGGTCGACGCCGGGGACGTCATCTCCTCCGACCCGTCGGCGGGGGCATCGGTCGAACCGGACTCCCGCGTGAACATCACGGTGTCCCTCGGGCCGGCGAACGTGGTGCTGCCCGAATCCCTCCCAGGCCTGACCGAGTCCTCGGCACGCGATGCACTGGAGGACCTGCGCCTGAAGGGTGGCGAGGTCACCGAGGAGACCAGCGCCGTCGTCGCACAGGGAAGGGTCATCACCACGAGGCCGCAGCCCGGGCAGTCCGTGCCGGTCGGCAGTACGGTGGACCTCGTGCTCTCCAGCGGCAGGGTGACGGTTCCCCTGCTCACCGACCTCACGGTGGCGCAGGCGCAGGCCCTGCTCGAGGACCCGGCCGTACAGCTGCCCTTCAGCGTCCGTGAGGTCGAGAACAGCGTCGTACAGCCCGGTATCATCACGGCACAGTCGGAGCCGGCGCAGTCCGAGGTGGCGCAGGGTACGGAGATCGTCCTCACCATCGCCAAGGCACCGGCGGAACCCACCCAGGCACCGACGGAGGAGCCGACCCAGGAGCCCACCCAGGAGCCCACCCAGCAGCCGACCGGTACACCGGCCGATCCCCCGAGCGACGAGCCGGAGGACCGGCCGACGGGGGAGCAGTCGGAGCCGCGGCCTACGGAGGGCTCCGACTAG